A genomic window from Streptomyces mirabilis includes:
- a CDS encoding NADP-dependent isocitrate dehydrogenase codes for MTDSTIIYTHTDEAPALATYSFLPVVQAYASQAGVTVETRDISLAGRILALFPEFLEEGQRVPDALAELGDLAKTPEANIIKLPNVSASIPQLKAAVAELQEQGYALPAYPDDPKSDEERDIRARYDKVKGSAVNPVLREGNSDRRAPASVKNYAKTHPHRMGAWTPESKTNVATMGADDFRSTEKSTVISEAGSLRIELAGDDGSTTVLRESVPVLAGEVVDASVMHVAPLREFLTAQIARAKAEDVLFSVHLKATMMKVSDPIVFGHVVRAFFPKTFAKYGETFAAAGLTPNDGLGGIFKGLEALPEGAEIKASFDAELAEGPALAMVDSDKGITNLHVPSDVIVDASMPAMIRTSGHMWGPDGQEADTLAVLPDSSYSGVYQVVIDDCRAHGAFDPSTMGSVPNVGLMAQKAEEYGSHDKTFEIPTTGTVRLVDQAGNVVLEQAVGAGDIFRACQTKDDPIKDWVKLAVTRARATGDPAVFWLDETRAHDTQLIEKVNAYLPEHDTEGLEIKILSPVEATKFSLERIRKGLNTISVTGNVLRDYLTDLFPILELGTSAKMLSVVPLMAGGGLFETGAGGSAPKHVQQLVKENYLRWDSLGEFFALAASFEHLAQSTGNARAQVLADTLDRATATFLNEDKSPTRRVGGIDNRGSHFYLGLYWAQELAKQTDDADLAKAFAPLAETLTAQERTIVDELLAVQGKPADIGGYYQPDPAKAATVMRPSATWNATLATLA; via the coding sequence GTGACTGACTCGACCATCATTTACACGCACACTGACGAGGCCCCGGCCCTGGCGACGTATTCGTTCCTGCCGGTGGTCCAGGCGTACGCCTCGCAGGCGGGTGTCACTGTGGAGACCCGTGACATCTCGCTGGCCGGGCGCATCCTCGCGCTCTTCCCCGAGTTCCTCGAGGAGGGGCAGCGCGTTCCCGACGCCCTCGCCGAGCTCGGTGACCTGGCCAAGACGCCCGAGGCCAACATCATCAAGCTGCCGAACGTCTCGGCCTCGATCCCGCAGCTGAAGGCCGCGGTCGCCGAGCTCCAGGAGCAGGGCTACGCGCTCCCGGCCTACCCGGACGACCCGAAGTCGGACGAGGAGCGCGACATCCGCGCCCGTTACGACAAGGTCAAGGGCTCCGCCGTGAACCCGGTCCTGCGCGAGGGCAATTCCGACCGCCGCGCCCCCGCGTCGGTCAAGAACTACGCCAAGACCCACCCGCACCGCATGGGCGCCTGGACCCCCGAGTCCAAGACCAACGTCGCCACCATGGGCGCCGACGACTTCCGCTCCACCGAGAAGTCCACGGTGATCTCCGAGGCGGGCTCGCTCCGCATCGAGCTGGCGGGCGACGACGGCTCCACCACCGTGCTGCGCGAGTCGGTACCCGTCCTCGCGGGCGAGGTCGTCGACGCGTCCGTCATGCACGTCGCGCCGCTGCGCGAGTTCCTCACGGCGCAGATCGCCCGTGCCAAGGCCGAGGACGTGCTGTTCTCCGTGCACCTCAAGGCCACGATGATGAAGGTCTCCGACCCGATCGTCTTCGGCCACGTCGTACGCGCCTTCTTCCCCAAGACGTTCGCGAAGTACGGCGAGACCTTCGCCGCTGCCGGTCTGACCCCGAACGACGGTCTGGGCGGCATCTTCAAGGGCCTGGAGGCGCTGCCCGAGGGCGCCGAGATCAAGGCGTCCTTCGACGCCGAGCTCGCCGAGGGCCCGGCCCTCGCGATGGTCGACTCGGACAAGGGCATCACCAACCTGCACGTCCCCTCCGACGTGATCGTCGACGCCTCCATGCCGGCGATGATCCGCACCTCCGGCCACATGTGGGGCCCGGACGGCCAGGAGGCCGACACCCTCGCCGTCCTCCCGGACAGCAGCTACTCCGGCGTCTACCAGGTCGTCATCGACGACTGCCGCGCCCACGGCGCCTTCGACCCGTCCACCATGGGCTCGGTGCCGAACGTCGGTCTGATGGCCCAGAAGGCCGAGGAGTACGGCAGCCACGACAAGACCTTCGAGATCCCCACCACCGGCACGGTCCGCCTCGTCGACCAGGCCGGCAACGTGGTCCTGGAGCAGGCCGTCGGCGCGGGCGACATCTTCCGCGCCTGCCAGACCAAGGACGACCCGATCAAGGACTGGGTGAAGCTGGCCGTCACCCGCGCCCGCGCCACCGGCGACCCGGCGGTGTTCTGGCTGGACGAGACCCGCGCCCACGACACGCAGCTGATCGAGAAGGTCAACGCGTACCTGCCGGAGCACGACACCGAGGGCCTGGAGATCAAGATTCTGTCCCCGGTCGAGGCGACGAAGTTCTCCCTGGAGCGCATCCGCAAGGGCCTGAACACCATCTCGGTCACCGGCAACGTCCTGCGTGACTACCTGACCGACCTGTTCCCGATCCTGGAGCTGGGCACCAGCGCCAAGATGCTCTCCGTCGTTCCGCTGATGGCGGGGGGCGGCCTCTTCGAGACGGGTGCCGGCGGCTCCGCCCCGAAGCACGTCCAGCAGCTGGTCAAGGAGAACTACCTGCGCTGGGACAGCCTGGGCGAGTTCTTCGCCCTCGCGGCCAGCTTCGAGCACCTCGCGCAGAGCACGGGCAACGCGCGCGCCCAGGTGCTCGCCGACACCCTCGACCGTGCGACGGCGACCTTCCTCAACGAGGACAAGTCGCCGACCCGTCGCGTCGGCGGCATCGACAACCGCGGCAGCCACTTCTACCTGGGCCTGTACTGGGCGCAGGAGTTGGCCAAGCAGACCGACGACGCGGACCTCGCCAAGGCGTTCGCCCCGCTCGCCGAGACGCTGACCGCGCAGGAGCGGACGATCGTCGACGAGCTGCTCGCGGTCCAGGGCAAGCCCGCCGACATCGGCGGCTACTACCAGCCCGACCCGGCCAAGGCCGCGACCGTCATGCGCCCCTCGGCCACCTGGAACGCGACGCTCGCGACCCTCGCCTGA
- a CDS encoding mechanosensitive ion channel family protein has protein sequence MKHSLTLDDLLMAGIPVVAGLLAAFLLRILLRWLGKHASRTRWSGDDFIVDALRTLVPWGAIAAGVSAAGAVLPLTAPVGRNVNKVLTVVLIFVATLTAARVITGLVRSLAQSRSGVAGSATIFVNITRVVVLAMGFLVMLQTLGISIAPLLTALGVGGLAVALALQDTLANLFAGVHILASKTVQPGDYIRLSSGEEGYVVDINWRNTTVRQLSNNLVIIPNAQLAGTNMTNFNRPEQQMTLIVQVGVGYDSDLEHVERVTTEVVTETMTEITGAVPDHEPAVRFHTFGDSRISFSVILGVGEFSDQYRIKHEFIKRLHKRYRQEGIRIPAPARTVALQPGGAELLEAGIPHQREATSGR, from the coding sequence GTGAAACACTCCCTCACACTGGACGACCTGTTGATGGCCGGGATACCCGTGGTGGCGGGACTGCTGGCCGCGTTCCTGCTGCGCATACTGCTGCGCTGGCTCGGCAAGCACGCCTCGCGCACCCGGTGGAGCGGTGACGACTTCATCGTCGACGCGCTGCGTACGCTCGTCCCCTGGGGAGCGATCGCCGCGGGTGTCTCGGCGGCGGGCGCGGTGCTTCCGCTGACGGCTCCGGTCGGACGCAACGTCAACAAGGTCCTGACCGTCGTCCTCATCTTCGTCGCGACCCTGACCGCGGCCCGGGTCATCACCGGTCTCGTCAGGTCGCTGGCCCAGTCCCGCTCGGGTGTCGCGGGTTCGGCCACCATCTTCGTCAACATCACCCGGGTCGTGGTGCTGGCGATGGGCTTCCTCGTCATGCTGCAGACGCTGGGCATCTCCATAGCCCCGCTGCTCACGGCCCTGGGTGTGGGCGGTCTCGCGGTGGCGCTCGCCCTGCAGGACACCCTCGCCAACCTCTTCGCGGGCGTCCACATCCTCGCCTCGAAGACGGTCCAGCCCGGCGACTACATACGGCTCAGCAGCGGCGAGGAGGGCTACGTCGTCGACATCAACTGGCGCAACACGACGGTCCGTCAGCTCTCCAACAACCTGGTCATCATCCCCAACGCCCAGCTCGCGGGCACCAACATGACCAACTTCAACCGCCCCGAGCAGCAGATGACCCTCATCGTCCAGGTCGGCGTCGGCTACGACAGCGACCTGGAGCATGTCGAACGCGTGACCACCGAGGTCGTCACCGAGACGATGACCGAGATCACCGGCGCCGTCCCGGACCACGAGCCCGCCGTCCGCTTCCACACCTTCGGCGACTCCCGCATCAGCTTCAGCGTCATCCTCGGCGTCGGGGAGTTCAGCGACCAGTACCGGATCAAGCACGAGTTCATCAAGCGCCTGCACAAGCGGTACCGGCAGGAGGGCATCCGGATTCCGGCGCCCGCGCGGACGGTGGCGCTGCAGCCGGGCGGGGCGGAGCTGCTCGAGGCGGGCATACCGCACCAGCGCGAGGCCACGTCGGGGAGGTAG
- a CDS encoding crotonase/enoyl-CoA hydratase family protein: MSVRIERQGYVTTVILSRPAARNAVDGPTAAELADAFREFEADETARVAVLWGEGGTFCAGADLKAIGTEYGNRVAEDGDGPMGPTRLRLSKPVIAAVAGHAVAGGLELALWCDLRVAEQDAVFGVFCRRWGVPLIDGGTVRLPRLIGASRAMDMILTGRAVPAAEAYEMGLANRLVPTGRARAEAEELAAAIADFPQSCLRSDRASVLDQEGLVEEAAMRVELRYGMDVLAEGMEGAARFASGAGRHGSFTAR; the protein is encoded by the coding sequence ATGTCGGTCCGGATCGAACGCCAGGGGTACGTCACCACGGTCATCCTCTCCCGCCCCGCCGCCCGCAACGCCGTGGACGGGCCGACCGCCGCCGAACTCGCCGACGCCTTTCGGGAGTTCGAGGCGGACGAGACGGCCCGGGTGGCGGTGCTCTGGGGCGAGGGCGGCACGTTCTGCGCCGGCGCGGACCTCAAGGCGATCGGCACCGAGTACGGCAACAGGGTCGCGGAGGACGGTGACGGGCCGATGGGTCCCACCCGGCTGCGGCTGTCCAAGCCGGTCATCGCGGCGGTCGCCGGGCATGCCGTGGCGGGCGGCCTGGAACTGGCACTCTGGTGCGATCTGCGGGTCGCCGAGCAGGACGCCGTCTTCGGCGTCTTCTGCCGCCGTTGGGGCGTCCCGCTCATCGACGGCGGCACCGTACGGCTCCCCCGCCTCATCGGCGCAAGCCGTGCGATGGACATGATCCTCACCGGCCGCGCGGTCCCGGCCGCCGAGGCGTACGAGATGGGCCTCGCCAACCGGCTCGTCCCGACCGGCCGCGCCCGGGCCGAGGCCGAGGAACTCGCCGCGGCCATCGCCGACTTCCCCCAGTCCTGCCTGCGCAGCGACCGCGCGTCGGTCCTCGACCAGGAGGGCCTGGTCGAGGAGGCGGCCATGCGCGTCGAACTCCGTTACGGCATGGACGTGTTGGCCGAGGGCATGGAGGGCGCCGCCCGCTTCGCGTCGGGAGCCGGGCGGCACGGCTCGTTCACGGCGCGGTAG